A part of Chloroflexota bacterium genomic DNA contains:
- a CDS encoding UxaA family hydrolase: MEFLGYGRPDGSVGVRNHVAVISGGRCANEMAATIADAVKGAVPILHTYPCVRLREDNERALRTLIGLGSNPNVAAAIVVGVGCENPPPLEIGEGIAKSKKPVEVLTVKGSSGFQDVLDRGLSVARRMASQASRMERKPFALSHLTLGVKCGASNATSGILGNPVTGRVFDRLIAEGGGAIFSETTEVIGATHLLAKRAVSKEVARRLEAAVDRMEARIKATGEDMRGSQPTRGNIEGGLTTIEEKSLGAFQKTGTAPLQGVLEYAEKPQGKGLFFMDGTAMTGELIAGEAAAGVQIHIYNLGGGLTSSFRCLPGWAGGLPTLPEIVVVSNPSKPRDSQEKECYDIYADTIIEGKETVEQVAERLFQEVIAVASGKLTNQEMRSDYRELLVMYTTGPIL; encoded by the coding sequence ATGGAATTTCTGGGATACGGGAGGCCCGACGGCTCTGTAGGAGTGCGTAACCATGTGGCAGTAATTTCTGGGGGGAGGTGCGCCAATGAAATGGCCGCTACCATTGCCGATGCGGTCAAGGGCGCGGTGCCTATACTTCATACCTATCCCTGTGTCCGTCTCAGAGAAGACAACGAACGGGCGTTACGAACCCTGATCGGACTGGGCAGTAATCCCAATGTTGCTGCCGCCATTGTGGTCGGTGTCGGCTGCGAGAACCCGCCTCCGCTGGAGATTGGCGAGGGTATAGCCAAATCCAAAAAGCCGGTTGAGGTCCTGACCGTTAAGGGGAGCAGTGGATTTCAGGACGTGCTGGACAGAGGGTTGTCGGTAGCCCGGCGTATGGCGTCTCAGGCCTCCCGGATGGAGAGAAAGCCCTTTGCCCTGAGCCACCTCACACTGGGAGTGAAGTGCGGCGCTTCCAATGCCACTTCGGGTATTCTTGGTAATCCCGTTACCGGACGGGTCTTTGACCGATTAATTGCGGAAGGGGGCGGCGCCATATTTTCGGAGACCACGGAGGTCATCGGCGCTACTCACCTGCTGGCCAAGAGGGCGGTCAGTAAGGAAGTAGCGAGGCGGCTTGAGGCAGCGGTAGACCGAATGGAAGCCAGGATTAAGGCTACCGGAGAGGACATGAGGGGTTCACAGCCAACTCGTGGTAATATCGAAGGTGGTTTGACGACTATTGAGGAGAAATCTCTAGGTGCCTTCCAGAAAACAGGTACTGCCCCCTTACAAGGCGTTCTTGAATATGCGGAAAAGCCCCAAGGAAAAGGGTTGTTCTTCATGGACGGCACAGCAATGACCGGCGAACTGATTGCCGGGGAGGCAGCGGCGGGAGTTCAGATTCACATTTACAACCTGGGCGGCGGACTTACTTCCAGCTTCCGCTGCTTACCCGGTTGGGCAGGCGGACTTCCGACACTCCCTGAGATAGTTGTAGTCAGTAATCCAAGCAAGCCGCGGGATAGCCAGGAAAAAGAGTGCTATGATATCTACGCTGATACCATTATTGAGGGTAAGGAAACCGTTGAACAGGTGGCAGAACGACTATTTCAGGAGGTCATCGCGGTAGCCTCTGGTAAGCTGACCAATCAAGAGATGCGCTCCGACTACCGGGAGCTCTTAGTTATGTACACCACAGGCCCTATCCTGTAA